Genomic window (Trichomycterus rosablanca isolate fTriRos1 chromosome 27, fTriRos1.hap1, whole genome shotgun sequence):
ACATTCCAGAGATTGGCATTAGCTCACGTCTAACGTAGTCACTTCTAAACAGCCTGAGCTGAAAACATACGTTGAAATGAGAAACCAGTATGTCGAGATCGTAAGCCACCGTAGGTGTGTGTAAATACTGTACGGTTTCGGTTGGTAGCCCTTGATTAGCCAGATTAGCCCAACTCACGACAACAACTAGCATTTTAACCCTAATGATCCTCTCAGAGCCACGCCCACACCGTATGCTGTAGCTAAATGATTCCACTTTTGTGCCTGAATAACAAAAACACGCAAACAGAAAAACCCTGAAACACTTAGTCATAGTTTCTTACACAAGCCAGGGTGGGAACCGACGGCTTTGCTAGTATTACAGCCGGTTTTGAAGGGTTAACACACCCTCGCGGACTTCCCGTCATGATTTGGAAAGCGTGTCGAATCTGGGTTTCGTAACGCGAGCGGCCACTCGCGTCGTACGCCGAGCGCCGTGTCGCCGGTCACCATTTGCCTGGCAAAACACTTCCTGCTCTGAACTGGATGGCCGGCCTGCTTGCAGGACAGGAGAACAGGTTTAATTGGGGTCGGATGATTTATTGCTCCGTCTGACGCGTGACCAGGGTCCCTGGCTGGGCGCTCGCTGTGTGGCGTCACGTCTTAGCTGGTTTAGCAATACAGTGAGGTGCTCACAACGTTGAGCAAGCGCTGGATCGTCCAGCATGACAGTTGAGGTCAGAATTTTGCATACAGGTGCCAGGCCTTATTActtccttcctttttctcccaaattagtcgtagccagttcctctttctctgctggagaccctgattgtgtctgaggagggtatattctcctgacacgccctccctctgacGTGTGCACTCAACCGACTCCTTCTTATTTGCccccgtactttggtggatcggcgtgagagtcacacgctgatctccacgttcctccacttctgtaccggcgcctcgggctactaaccagggtccttacacggcgtcgaagaccccgccctttttttagtccagtcttttcccacccagcggaCTAGCGGACGATTTTGTCTAGGGGCgaccagccgaccggtagcagagccgagatttgaagcctagtggttaaggtactggactagtaatcaaaaggtcactggttcaaaccccaccaccgccagggtACCTCTTGAACGCCACCAGCAAGCTTCAGGAGCAACTGGTTGAATCCTGGAGCGTTTTAACTGGTGCAGCTGGTAGCCTTGAACCTGATTGGTTAATTCTGGTGCTGACTTTTTAGTCCTCAGATTGATTAACAGTGAAGGAATTCTAGTAGGGATATTGGAAATTGTTAGGAAGAAAACAGGAAAgggggaatgtgtgtgtgtgtgtgtgtgtgtgtgtgtgtgtgtgtgtgtcctcacTCTGTATTTGGTGTCATTTAGGGTTAGAGTGACTGCTGGAGAAAGATATCAGCGAGGAACACtcccatcatacacacacactcaccatacacatctctttgtgtgtgtgtgtgtgtgtgtgtgtgtgtgtgtgtgttggtatctGTGCTTTCTTTGTTAGACTCAGACTGATAAGACACAGTAAATCTGTTTCTATCTTTACTGgcgagactgtgtgtgtgtggacgtgtgtgtgtgtctctatacgagtgtgagtgtgtgtgtgtgtgtgtgtgtgtgtgtgtatagaagcATGTATGGGATGAAGAACATCAAAGCAGACACACCCAGTCCtgataaaaaatgataaaaacttTCTGGTGACCGCGGCCAGGATAGCCGCCCCCCCATCTTGCTGAAAGCATCTGCTCAGAGATCATACGCTACCCCGCAGACTCGGGTTCTAGCTTTTCAGTATGgacctgctctctctctctctctctctctctctcaactcAATTCAGCAGGAACACTTATGACAAAACACAGTTATAGccaagcggttaaggtactactATATTTAGAAAGTAGGGGACTTAGTAGGAGGGGACTTAAAATGTAGGGGACTTACAAAGTTAGGGACTTAGATATACATTTAGAAAGTAGGGGACTAAGAAAGTAGAGAACTTAGATATACATTTAGAAAGTAAGGGACTAAGAAAGTAGGGGACTTAAAGTGTAGGGGACTTGGAAAGTAGGGGACTTAGAAAGTAGAGAACTTAGATATACATTTAGAAAGTAGGGGACTTGGTTAGTAGAGGACTTGGATTGGAAGGGACTTAAAATGTAGCGGACATAGAAATACATTTAGAAAGTAGGAGACTTAGAAattaggactagtaatcagtaatcactggtaatcagaaggttgctggttcaagccccaccaccgccagctTGCTGCTTTCATTGGGcttttaagcaaggcccttaaccctcaattgctagcCTCAAACTGTCAGTACTTTACGTCTAAATTTAGAAGTCTCAAggaaatggaaataaaatgtttacattactgGGCTGTTTTCCATATCTTGGGTGTGTGCACGCGCTGTGTTTGGGTGGGTCACTTACCGTACCTTATGCCAGGCTGGaagatgtgtgtatatatacacatatatactatatatagagATGCTTTCACTCTCGCTCGTCCTTCTCTTTGGAAccagtttgtgtttgttttatatttgctTTTGTTTTCCACTGTATAACAAAGAGAAAATAATTCTTGTACATTAGCGCCCCCTAGACGTACTTCAGCTGAAGTGCACCATGTTTGCCAGTGGTGCTGCTGTTACTGTATTAAACACTGAATTATAAGTCAAATATGTTGAGTTGTGGAGCAGAACAATTATAATATTGGGAGTCTAATTAAAGGGAATATGATTTAAATTAGATTTGAGTAGCAGGAATTAGAAGAGCAGGATTCCTAACTGTGTCAATCTCAACTTGAATAGCGACAATTCAAACTCACAGTGtattaaaaacaacataaatagTGTAAATCTATCTATAGTAGCTGGACTGCGGTGGGACATTAAAATGTAGCAGGAATGAAAAATAGAAAAGCCTGAGACCTTTCTATGACTCTTCTTATTAACCTTAAGAGTCCTCGAGTCCTTTAATAAAGATGATTGATCGGGGGAGCTGTGTGGGttttgctcacacacacacacacacacacacacacacaggacccATATGTGTGGAGAGAACATGTTAATCACCTCgccttgtctgtgtgtgtgtttgtttgttatagGCGAGCTCACCTGCGTCTATGTTTGGAAAGATTGAAGACCCTCATCCCGCTGGGGTCCGACTGCAGCCGCCACACCACGCTCGGCCTGCTGAACAAAGCCAAAGCACACataaaggtaacacacacacacacacacacacacacagcagaccTGTTCTACGACATATAGAACATATAGCGGTTATGCTATACAAATGCTACACAAAGAACACACACCTGCTCGGAAAAGGAAAGCATATACTGCATTAATATCATACAATGTACGCAGAGCACACAACGGGCGTGGTCACTAAAGATAAACGAAGGCCATGCAGTGCTGTGTACACAATGCctgaacaaaacacacacacagtacacaagcATGCTCGCTAAAggactgtgcatgtgtcggaggacGCTTAgcagcaatatatatataaataaatagaaaaaaaataaagttgggGGTTTGTACGTCTGTATTTacgttattttatttaattcatttatttctcaCCTCAATTAAGGCTGTATAAATGTACgtagagataaaaattaaggtGTATGGACTACAATGTGGAGGAACGTTTAGATATcgaatgtaaataatgtataatgtgtatGGGTCACTGTCTGTGTATATGTTCAAGATTCATAATgtacaaatataataaacatagTGCATAGTGGCTGTACATTTACAATTGGGCGCCGTGGGTCACGCTGCGGTCAGAGTGCTCCTGGACTGTCATTCATCCCTCATTAAACACCGGACGGTGTGTTTACAGACTTAAACGCTGCTTATTTATAGAGCCGTATTGATTTATCGACGAGGTGGGCGTGCAGGCAGGGCTCGTGTTTTATTGCCCTGCTGTTGCGTCACGAGGCGcatcagcagtgtgtgtgtgtgtgtattgatctGAACTGAGCTCtgtagtaaacacacacacacacacacacactgcatttttCCTTCAATTCTTACACACTCTGATTTTGTTTGTGTAGAAACTAGAGGAGGCCGACCGGAAGTCTCTCTATCAGCTGGAGAGCTTGGAAAGGAAGCAGAGGCACCTCCAGAGGCAGCTGGACTCCCTGCAGGGGACGTGCAAGGCCGAGAGGGTCCGAACGGACAGCGTGGGCTCCACCCTGTACTCCGAACGCTCCGAACGCTCCGACCGCTCCGACTCTGATCAAGGTATTCACACACCGCCCATAAAAcccagctctctctctacacagacgcattacAGGtcgtcctacactcccgagaagagggcgtgtctaaattcttagattcgtTAAagtgctcctactgaggcgcctcaattctgagtgatgatctggtttggtacacggagggagacgtaaGCTGGGAtgtagcgggttgtgccacctcagcctcAGTAATCTCTGTcgaagtagagcgtctaaataatccgttccatgtcttattagaatcctctctactgaggcagctggtcaggtcgctgttaggcagcaaggcagctcactaggtttacaGACAGACCCTTAGTTGGGCGtgactgagggagggaaggctggGTGGCACATAAATCAATAAGGATCTTTATGAATCtagatttattaatatttgGATTTCTCTCTGTTTCTCCCCCGCAGAAGAGATCGAGGTGGACGTCGAGAGCACCGAGTTCTCCCATGGAGAGCTGGACAGCGCGAGTACGGCCAGCACCAGCGACCTGGACGACCACAGCAGCCTGCAGAGCCTGGCGAGCGACGAGGGCTACTCCTCCTGCAGCGTCAAGCTGGCCTTCAGCTCGTAGACACGTGCGCGCCCGTACGCGTCCCGGCGAACCCCCGAACCGATCAGAATCCACTCCTCAATCCGGGCCCCGCTACCGACCGACCAATCAGAATCCAATAGGTGACCAGGTCACCACCCGAGTGTGAACGTGTGTGAATCCATACAGCACGTTCGTCAGAGTACCAGTTCTTGTTTTCGTCTCACCGGCGCGTGAGCTGGTCACCTGTCGGATCGTTCACCGGAGCGCCGCGTATCGAAACCTGCAAACgaaaaactaaagaaataaaaagtgtGATTTAGGACCGAGGCGTAAACTTGGTGCTATGTGACAGAACGACCCAAAATCCATCCCGGAAAAAGGGTCCAAAAAAGAAGTCCTTCCCACAGACGTGGGGTTTTATTGGTGCATTAAATGCAGCTACGACGTAGACGCCCCTTTTAGCTGTAAAGAGCAATAACTCCTCTCTCTAGTTCCGTCTCTTCTTTTCTCCCTTCTCTACCTACGACACTTTGGTTCGAAGTGTCCGTCCAGAACAGAAATGCTTGTTTGGTTTTGTATATAATACAtagtttaataaattaaataaataaataaaaaaacaaaaaaaaaagattttaaaatgaGAGCGAGCTAGATATTCATGGGTAACCTCTGTTGCTGTTCATCTGGTGTtttattttgtgcattttattaaattatatttttggaAAGATTCCTCCTATCCGATCTTCACTTCGGATGCGCTGGCAGAGTGGCATGGACAGTATTACGCTTTATTTTCCAGTTTTGACCAAACTGCTCAGAAGAAACTCCTCACGCTCTGGGGAATAAGAAGAAGAAACGAGCTCGGAGCCTCTTTTACGATCCGCGCCTTTTATTTATTCGATAGCTAGCTATCATTTATCCTGTGTGTTTTCGTTTCGACGCTAAAAGGCATTCCACTAGCGCGCTCGGGGTAAACGGTGCTCGAACCGCCCTGCCCTGTCCTGCCCTTCCAGCTCTTTTTTCATCCAGCACAGGCGTCCTGCTGTATTTATTTCTCCTCCCGGTTCGTCCAGCCCCGGAGGAGCCGATTAATTTATTTGCTATTATTTTTCTCGTCGCTTTGATTGCTTTATCTCTCCTCGTCCCGACTCGAGTCGGTGCTGTTTTCCAGCTCCAGGTCAAACCAAGGATGAACTCTCGACTACCTGTTTTCTTTTGATCTTCCTCCCTGTACTGTGCACTTAAATCCGGGGCCTGTTCCAAAAAAAACCAGAGCTTTCTGACACCACCTCGACCTCTAGGATCTCTAGGATCAGTTTCACTACATCTGAACCAGCGCTGATTTTTTATATCGTATTTATTAAGATTCAGAATATTACACCTGATCCTAGATCTGACTGTCCTGTGAATCATTCATACACTAACAGCTAGAGGAACTGATCTGTGATCAGATTGGCTTTTTACGAACACCGGGCCCGACCTTTTTCTCCTGAAGTGTGCTTAGCAACaagaatatatataaatatataaatatgtcacTTTAAACCCTGGATAATCAGAAATGCTCGTACCAAACTGGGCCCCGAAAGTCCTAATCTCGATCCCcgagtgtgtttggtgtgtatcAGAGAGTGTAAgcgcgcatgtgtgtgtgtgtgtgtactcagaAAGCTCTGGTTGAAACAGAACAGGTCCTGTAGATAAAGCTGATGAAGCTTTTCCACCATCTGATCTGAACTCAACTGATCTGATCTGAACTTTATGGCCATTCTTCTTTGTAAACATGCACTCTGATTCTAGCTGTAAGTCCAACTGCAATACttacaataaaatacacagaTTGTCCAATCTGGAGACCAAAACTGACccgtgtgtacttgtgtgtgtttttattcattatgtaGTGTCATCTGCAGTCTAGAAAGTAGATCTTACACACATTGTGTGTACATTTGCAATAGAGATGGATATTGTGG
Coding sequences:
- the mxi1 gene encoding max-interacting protein 1 isoform X1; translated protein: MVRSERHRRDVKAEEVLFVSEPGSELRREEEEEEEEEDSAGCPFSSVFGSDESSISTFLQNVQVLLQAASYIETAENNHGKCEHGYASTFPSIQSSSYQRQRKFRNKKHNSNHNRSTHNELEKNRRAHLRLCLERLKTLIPLGSDCSRHTTLGLLNKAKAHIKKLEEADRKSLYQLESLERKQRHLQRQLDSLQGTCKAERVRTDSVGSTLYSERSERSDRSDSDQEEIEVDVESTEFSHGELDSASTASTSDLDDHSSLQSLASDEGYSSCSVKLAFSS
- the mxi1 gene encoding max-interacting protein 1 isoform X2, with the protein product MSAVLNIQTLLEAAEYLERRERECEHGYASTFPSIQSSSYQRQRKFRNKKHNSNHNRSTHNELEKNRRAHLRLCLERLKTLIPLGSDCSRHTTLGLLNKAKAHIKKLEEADRKSLYQLESLERKQRHLQRQLDSLQGTCKAERVRTDSVGSTLYSERSERSDRSDSDQEEIEVDVESTEFSHGELDSASTASTSDLDDHSSLQSLASDEGYSSCSVKLAFSS